One region of Oxalobacteraceae bacterium OTU3CAMAD1 genomic DNA includes:
- a CDS encoding peptidase M17, protein MTATDHAAASTPVRMPIGTADGVVFDVVAWGPAYADVDFSVACMFEHEVGDAPIAGGLLGLDEALGGHLTRMRAAGAFRAQPMETMLISSPPPAMIPRAVLVIGLGDPATLDAERLRQATRVAMREAIRHGARSMAFAPSVLDAGHTDNAALDMPAVMLDGMLSALRAELALATAELAPPPALRHCTFDVGAVRVAGAAQAFSAAFARY, encoded by the coding sequence ATGACCGCCACCGACCACGCCGCAGCTTCCACTCCCGTACGCATGCCGATCGGCACCGCCGACGGTGTCGTCTTCGACGTGGTCGCCTGGGGCCCGGCCTATGCCGACGTCGACTTTAGCGTCGCTTGCATGTTCGAGCACGAAGTTGGCGACGCGCCCATCGCCGGCGGGTTGCTGGGATTGGACGAGGCGCTGGGCGGCCATTTGACCCGCATGCGCGCGGCCGGCGCCTTCCGCGCGCAGCCGATGGAAACCATGTTGATCTCGTCGCCCCCGCCCGCCATGATCCCGCGCGCCGTGCTGGTGATCGGGCTGGGCGATCCGGCCACGCTCGATGCGGAACGGCTGCGCCAGGCCACCCGCGTCGCCATGCGCGAAGCGATCCGCCATGGCGCACGCTCGATGGCCTTCGCGCCCAGCGTGCTCGACGCCGGCCACACCGACAACGCCGCGCTCGACATGCCTGCGGTGATGTTGGACGGCATGCTGAGCGCGTTGCGGGCCGAACTGGCGCTGGCCACGGCGGAGCTGGCGCCGCCTCCCGCGCTGCGCCATTGCACCTTCGACGTGGGCGCGGTGCGCGTGGCCGGCGCCGCGCAGGCGTTCTCCGCCGCGTTCGCACGGTATTAA
- a CDS encoding NAD(P)-dependent alcohol dehydrogenase: MKAWLLKDFGLNNLELGEVPTPVPLPGELLVKVGAVSLNFRDKAIVDGIYEPHLVPKPLIPVSDAAGVVVAVGEGVTRFKVGDRVNSHLYSRWIDGEPGPDEPAYCFGMPLPGGLAEFMIIHEDSAVRPPAGMSDEEASTLPIAALTAWYALMDVGRLQPGQTVLVQGTGGVSIFAAQIAAAHGARVIATSSSDANLDKVKALGVSDGVNYRTHPDWEKQVLALTGGKGVDITIDVAGGEGLNQSVQATKAAGVIAQVGFLTGQTTQLQLMPVIFRQTTIRGIAVAPRTSFDRMNPFLEQHGIKPVIDKVYAFEDAVQAFEHLARGPFGKIVIKVGD, from the coding sequence ATGAAAGCATGGCTGCTGAAAGATTTCGGTTTGAACAATCTGGAACTGGGCGAGGTACCGACCCCGGTGCCGCTGCCCGGCGAATTGCTCGTCAAGGTCGGCGCGGTGTCGCTGAACTTCCGCGACAAGGCCATCGTCGATGGCATCTATGAACCGCACCTGGTGCCCAAGCCGCTGATACCGGTCTCGGACGCCGCCGGCGTCGTGGTCGCGGTGGGCGAGGGCGTTACCCGCTTCAAGGTCGGCGATCGCGTCAATTCGCATCTGTATTCGCGCTGGATCGACGGCGAGCCCGGCCCGGACGAGCCGGCATACTGCTTCGGCATGCCGCTGCCGGGCGGCCTGGCCGAATTCATGATCATCCACGAGGATAGCGCAGTGCGCCCGCCGGCCGGCATGAGCGACGAGGAGGCATCGACGCTGCCGATCGCCGCGCTGACCGCGTGGTATGCGCTGATGGATGTCGGTCGCTTGCAGCCAGGCCAGACCGTGCTGGTGCAGGGCACCGGCGGCGTGTCGATCTTCGCCGCGCAGATCGCTGCCGCCCACGGCGCCCGGGTGATCGCCACCTCCAGCAGCGACGCCAATCTCGACAAGGTCAAGGCGCTGGGCGTCAGCGACGGGGTCAACTACCGCACCCATCCGGACTGGGAAAAGCAGGTGCTGGCGCTGACCGGCGGCAAAGGCGTCGACATCACGATCGACGTCGCCGGCGGCGAAGGACTGAACCAGTCGGTGCAGGCGACCAAGGCCGCCGGTGTGATCGCGCAGGTCGGATTCCTGACCGGCCAGACCACGCAACTCCAGCTGATGCCGGTGATTTTCCGTCAGACGACGATCCGTGGCATCGCGGTAGCGCCCCGCACGTCGTTCGACCGCATGAATCCCTTCCTGGAGCAGCACGGCATCAAGCCCGTCATCGACAAGGTGTATGCGTTTGAAGATGCGGTGCAGGCCTTCGAGCACCTGGCGCGCGGCCCGTTCGGCAAGATCGTCATCAAGGTCGGGGACTGA
- a CDS encoding LysR family transcriptional regulator: protein MEDRFAGIREFVLAIDKGSLTAAAAQLGLTGSAVGKSISRLEARLGVQLLHRTTRRIDLTNEGEAYLLSCRRIMEELDQTESFLATGHREPIGRLRIDLPTTFGRRHIVPPLLALAARYDRLDLCFTLRDRAVDIVGEGVDLAVRIGTLGDYPDLIARRLGDQHMVLCASPDYLARKGTPAHHADLFQHDCLAGWRPTTKAMWLLKDGSGAITPHEVPVRHELPDGDALLQACLAGCGLAQFPAWLAGDALRSGALVQVLANITGGSMPIHAIWQKTWHLQPKVRVAVDALISLAESSPDVFDAQSPVA from the coding sequence ATGGAAGATCGTTTTGCCGGCATACGCGAATTTGTCCTCGCCATCGACAAGGGGAGTCTGACGGCGGCGGCGGCCCAACTGGGCTTAACCGGCTCGGCCGTGGGCAAGAGCATTTCCCGGCTGGAGGCCAGGCTCGGCGTGCAACTGCTGCACCGCACCACCCGCAGAATCGATCTCACCAACGAAGGCGAGGCGTATCTGCTGAGTTGCCGGCGCATCATGGAGGAGTTGGACCAGACCGAGTCGTTTCTCGCCACCGGACACCGCGAGCCGATCGGACGGCTGCGGATCGATCTGCCGACCACCTTCGGCCGCCGCCACATCGTCCCGCCCCTGCTGGCGCTCGCGGCCCGTTACGACCGGCTCGACCTGTGCTTCACCTTGCGCGACCGGGCGGTCGACATAGTCGGCGAAGGCGTCGATCTGGCGGTCCGCATCGGCACGCTGGGAGACTATCCCGATCTGATCGCCCGCCGGCTGGGGGATCAGCACATGGTGCTCTGCGCGTCGCCCGACTACCTCGCGCGCAAGGGGACGCCGGCGCATCATGCCGACTTGTTCCAGCACGATTGCCTGGCTGGATGGCGACCGACCACCAAGGCGATGTGGTTGCTAAAAGATGGCAGCGGCGCGATCACGCCACATGAAGTTCCGGTGCGCCATGAGCTGCCCGATGGCGACGCGCTGCTGCAGGCGTGTCTGGCCGGCTGCGGGCTGGCACAGTTCCCCGCCTGGCTGGCGGGCGACGCCTTGCGCAGCGGCGCGCTGGTACAAGTGCTGGCGAACATCACCGGCGGCTCGATGCCGATCCATGCGATCTGGCAGAAAACCTGGCACCTGCAGCCGAAGGTCCGGGTCGCCGTCGACGCCCTGATCAGCCTTGCCGAAAGCAGCCCGGACGTCTTTGATGCCCAATCACCGGTCGCTTGA
- a CDS encoding SDR family oxidoreductase has translation MNENIENKVVLITGGSTGIGAEVARLLASRGARVAIAARRKDKLDQVVAEIEAAGGTAKAYSLDVTDKKQVEAVVAAAVADFGKLDVLINNAGLMPIRPMSEVNTDEWDAMIDVNLKGTLYGIAAVLPRFLAQQSGHIINLSSVAGIKVFAPGGTVYSGTKFAVSAITEGLRQEVGDQIRVTSIAPGAVDSDLKHSTSGTAAETVMDFYRQAIPAASVARAVAYAIEQPADVDINEIVLRPTRQVF, from the coding sequence ATGAACGAAAACATCGAAAACAAAGTGGTACTGATCACCGGCGGCAGCACCGGCATCGGCGCCGAGGTGGCGCGCCTGTTGGCGAGCCGTGGCGCCAGAGTGGCGATCGCCGCGCGCCGCAAGGACAAGCTCGACCAGGTCGTAGCAGAGATCGAAGCTGCCGGCGGCACCGCCAAAGCCTACAGCCTCGACGTCACCGACAAGAAGCAGGTTGAGGCCGTGGTAGCCGCCGCCGTCGCCGATTTCGGCAAGCTCGATGTGTTGATCAACAACGCCGGGCTGATGCCGATCCGGCCAATGTCGGAGGTGAACACCGACGAGTGGGACGCAATGATCGACGTCAACCTGAAGGGCACGCTTTACGGCATCGCCGCCGTGCTGCCGCGCTTCCTCGCGCAGCAGAGCGGCCACATCATCAACCTCAGCTCGGTGGCGGGCATCAAGGTCTTCGCGCCGGGCGGCACTGTTTATTCCGGCACCAAGTTCGCTGTCTCGGCGATCACCGAAGGACTGCGCCAGGAAGTGGGCGACCAGATCCGCGTGACGTCGATCGCGCCCGGCGCCGTCGACAGCGATCTGAAACACAGCACCTCGGGCACGGCGGCGGAAACGGTGATGGACTTTTACAGGCAGGCCATTCCCGCCGCCTCGGTGGCGCGCGCGGTCGCCTACGCCATCGAGCAGCCGGCCGACGTCGACATCAACGAGATCGTCCTGCGGCCGACGCGTCAGGTGTTTTGA